Proteins encoded by one window of Myripristis murdjan chromosome 1, fMyrMur1.1, whole genome shotgun sequence:
- the LOC115367698 gene encoding calcium-binding mitochondrial carrier protein SCaMC-3-like isoform X2 yields MGPHRARSPWAHYQDSSYSGPDPEREKRWAELFDQLDLNKDGRIDIFELRAGLAGRGLSRSSVDRIVKEGDTNKDGQLDFAEFTHYLRNNEKQLKLMFRSLDRNNDGEIDASEIQHALHTVGVDVSLEDAARILQSMDRDGTMTIDWNEWRDHFLFNPLRNMEDVARYWKRSVMLDIGEQLTVPDEFSEQEKSSGFVWRHLMAGAMAGSISRTGTAPLDRLKVFLQVHGTSPGKGNVLRGLQAMIKEGGLRSLWRGNAVNVLKIAPETAIKFTAYEKIKRVIHGSNDTGNLKVHERFIAGSLAGATAQTAIYPVEVLKTRLTLRRTGQYSGILDCAKQILQKEGVTAFYKGYLPNMLGIIPYAGIDLAVYETLKTAWLHRNRGLADPGVMVLVGCSAVSSTCGQLASYPLALIRTRMQAQVTVQGAPQLSMTSVFQNIVTQEGVAGLYRGLAPNMLKVIPAVSMSYVVYEYTRWSIENALDSKDDS; encoded by the exons ATGGGACCCCACAGAGCTCGGTCCCCCTGGGCGCACTACCAGGACAGCAGCTACTCGGGTCctgacccagagagagagaagaggtggGCCGAGCTGTTTGATCAGCTGGACCTCAACAAGGATGGACGGATCGACATCTTTGAACTGCGGGCCGGGCTGGCGGGGAGGGGGCTGTCCCGCAGCTCTGTGGACAgg aTAGTGAAGGAGGGGGACACCAACAAGGACGGGCAGCTGGACTTTGCAGAGTTCACCCACTATCTTCGcaacaatgaaaaacagctcAAGCTCATGTTCCGCAGCCTGGACAGGAACAATGACG GTGAGATAGATGCATCTGAGATCCAACACGCTCTGCACACGGTCGGTGTAGATGTTAGTCTAGAGGACGCCGCCAGGATATTGCAAAG TATGGACAGAGACGGCACCATGACCATTGACTGGAATGAATGGCGAGACCACTTCCTGTTTAACCCTCTCCGTAACATGGAGGATGTGGCACGCTACTGGAAGCGCTCCGtg ATGTTGGATATAGGTGAGCAGCTGACCGTCCCAGATGAATTTTCAGAACAGGAGAAGAGCTCTGGCTTCGTGTGGCGGCACCTGATGGCTGGAGCCATGGCTGGGTCTATTTCCCGTACCGGCACCGCTCCACTGGACCGCCTCAAAGTCTTCCTGCAG GTTCACGGTACCTCTCCTGGTAAAGGGAATGTGCTGAGAGGTCTGCAGGCCATGATAAAAGAGGGGGGACTGAGGTCACTGTGGAGAGGCAACGCGGTCAATGTCCTCAAAATCGCCCCAGAGACAGCAATAAAATTCACGGCTTACGAAAAG ATCAAGCGTGTGATTCATGGCAGTAATGACACAGGAAATCTGAAGGTTCATGAGAGGTTTATTGCTGGCTCCTTGGCTGGAGCCACGGCTCAGACAGCCATCTACCCAGTGGAg GTGCTGAAGACCCGTCTCACCCTCAGGAGGACAGGCCAGTACTCTGGAATACTAGACTGCGCCAAGCAGATCCTGCAGAAGGAAGGTGTCACAGCCTTCTACAAGGGCTATTTACCCAACATGCTGGGCATCATCCCTTACGCTGGCATCGACCTGGCTGTCTACGAG ACTCTGAAGACCGCCTGGCTGCACAGGAACAGAGGTTTAGCCGACCCGGGGGTTATGGTGCTGGTGGGCTGCAGTGCCGTCTCCAGCACCTGTGGACAGCTGGCAAGTTACCCACTGGCCCTGATTCGCACCAGAATGCAGGCACAAG TCACAGTGCAGGGTGCCCCCCAGCTCTCAATGACGAGCGTGTTTCAGAACATTGTGACCCAGGAGGGGGTGGCCGGACTTTACCGTGGACTTGCCCCAAACATGCTGAAAGTGATCCCTGCTGTCAGCATGTCCTACGTAGTCTACGAATACACGAG GTGGAGCATAGAGAATGCTTTGGATAGTAAGGATGACAGTTGA
- the LOC115367698 gene encoding calcium-binding mitochondrial carrier protein SCaMC-1-like isoform X3, giving the protein MGPHRARSPWAHYQDSSYSGPDPEREKRWAELFDQLDLNKDGRIDIFELRAGLAGRGLSRSSVDRIVKEGDTNKDGQLDFAEFTHYLRNNEKQLKLMFRSLDRNNDGEIDASEIQHALHTVGVDVSLEDAARILQSMDRDGTMTIDWNEWRDHFLFNPLRNMEDVARYWKRSVMLDIGEQLTVPDEFSEQEKSSGFVWRHLMAGAMAGSISRTGTAPLDRLKVFLQVHGTSPGKGNVLRGLQAMIKEGGLRSLWRGNAVNVLKIAPETAIKFTAYEKIKRVIHGSNDTGNLKVHERFIAGSLAGATAQTAIYPVEVLKTRLTLRRTGQYSGILDCAKQILQKEGVTAFYKGYLPNMLGIIPYAGIDLAVYETLKTAWLHRNRGLADPGVMVLVGCSAVSSTCGQLASYPLALIRTRMQAQGGA; this is encoded by the exons ATGGGACCCCACAGAGCTCGGTCCCCCTGGGCGCACTACCAGGACAGCAGCTACTCGGGTCctgacccagagagagagaagaggtggGCCGAGCTGTTTGATCAGCTGGACCTCAACAAGGATGGACGGATCGACATCTTTGAACTGCGGGCCGGGCTGGCGGGGAGGGGGCTGTCCCGCAGCTCTGTGGACAgg aTAGTGAAGGAGGGGGACACCAACAAGGACGGGCAGCTGGACTTTGCAGAGTTCACCCACTATCTTCGcaacaatgaaaaacagctcAAGCTCATGTTCCGCAGCCTGGACAGGAACAATGACG GTGAGATAGATGCATCTGAGATCCAACACGCTCTGCACACGGTCGGTGTAGATGTTAGTCTAGAGGACGCCGCCAGGATATTGCAAAG TATGGACAGAGACGGCACCATGACCATTGACTGGAATGAATGGCGAGACCACTTCCTGTTTAACCCTCTCCGTAACATGGAGGATGTGGCACGCTACTGGAAGCGCTCCGtg ATGTTGGATATAGGTGAGCAGCTGACCGTCCCAGATGAATTTTCAGAACAGGAGAAGAGCTCTGGCTTCGTGTGGCGGCACCTGATGGCTGGAGCCATGGCTGGGTCTATTTCCCGTACCGGCACCGCTCCACTGGACCGCCTCAAAGTCTTCCTGCAG GTTCACGGTACCTCTCCTGGTAAAGGGAATGTGCTGAGAGGTCTGCAGGCCATGATAAAAGAGGGGGGACTGAGGTCACTGTGGAGAGGCAACGCGGTCAATGTCCTCAAAATCGCCCCAGAGACAGCAATAAAATTCACGGCTTACGAAAAG ATCAAGCGTGTGATTCATGGCAGTAATGACACAGGAAATCTGAAGGTTCATGAGAGGTTTATTGCTGGCTCCTTGGCTGGAGCCACGGCTCAGACAGCCATCTACCCAGTGGAg GTGCTGAAGACCCGTCTCACCCTCAGGAGGACAGGCCAGTACTCTGGAATACTAGACTGCGCCAAGCAGATCCTGCAGAAGGAAGGTGTCACAGCCTTCTACAAGGGCTATTTACCCAACATGCTGGGCATCATCCCTTACGCTGGCATCGACCTGGCTGTCTACGAG ACTCTGAAGACCGCCTGGCTGCACAGGAACAGAGGTTTAGCCGACCCGGGGGTTATGGTGCTGGTGGGCTGCAGTGCCGTCTCCAGCACCTGTGGACAGCTGGCAAGTTACCCACTGGCCCTGATTCGCACCAGAATGCAGGCACAAG GTGGAGCATAG
- the LOC115367698 gene encoding calcium-binding mitochondrial carrier protein SCaMC-3-like isoform X1, translating to MGPHRARSPWAHYQDSSYSGPDPEREKRWAELFDQLDLNKDGRIDIFELRAGLAGRGLSRSSVDRIVKEGDTNKDGQLDFAEFTHYLRNNEKQLKLMFRSLDRNNDGEIDASEIQHALHTVGVDVSLEDAARILQSMDRDGTMTIDWNEWRDHFLFNPLRNMEDVARYWKRSVMLDIGEQLTVPDEFSEQEKSSGFVWRHLMAGAMAGSISRTGTAPLDRLKVFLQVHGTSPGKGNVLRGLQAMIKEGGLRSLWRGNAVNVLKIAPETAIKFTAYEKIKRVIHGSNDTGNLKVHERFIAGSLAGATAQTAIYPVEVLKTRLTLRRTGQYSGILDCAKQILQKEGVTAFYKGYLPNMLGIIPYAGIDLAVYETLKTAWLHRNRGLADPGVMVLVGCSAVSSTCGQLASYPLALIRTRMQAQVTVQGAPQLSMTSVFQNIVTQEGVAGLYRGLAPNMLKVIPAVSMSYVVYEYTRKVLGEGGEEGREKESKKG from the exons ATGGGACCCCACAGAGCTCGGTCCCCCTGGGCGCACTACCAGGACAGCAGCTACTCGGGTCctgacccagagagagagaagaggtggGCCGAGCTGTTTGATCAGCTGGACCTCAACAAGGATGGACGGATCGACATCTTTGAACTGCGGGCCGGGCTGGCGGGGAGGGGGCTGTCCCGCAGCTCTGTGGACAgg aTAGTGAAGGAGGGGGACACCAACAAGGACGGGCAGCTGGACTTTGCAGAGTTCACCCACTATCTTCGcaacaatgaaaaacagctcAAGCTCATGTTCCGCAGCCTGGACAGGAACAATGACG GTGAGATAGATGCATCTGAGATCCAACACGCTCTGCACACGGTCGGTGTAGATGTTAGTCTAGAGGACGCCGCCAGGATATTGCAAAG TATGGACAGAGACGGCACCATGACCATTGACTGGAATGAATGGCGAGACCACTTCCTGTTTAACCCTCTCCGTAACATGGAGGATGTGGCACGCTACTGGAAGCGCTCCGtg ATGTTGGATATAGGTGAGCAGCTGACCGTCCCAGATGAATTTTCAGAACAGGAGAAGAGCTCTGGCTTCGTGTGGCGGCACCTGATGGCTGGAGCCATGGCTGGGTCTATTTCCCGTACCGGCACCGCTCCACTGGACCGCCTCAAAGTCTTCCTGCAG GTTCACGGTACCTCTCCTGGTAAAGGGAATGTGCTGAGAGGTCTGCAGGCCATGATAAAAGAGGGGGGACTGAGGTCACTGTGGAGAGGCAACGCGGTCAATGTCCTCAAAATCGCCCCAGAGACAGCAATAAAATTCACGGCTTACGAAAAG ATCAAGCGTGTGATTCATGGCAGTAATGACACAGGAAATCTGAAGGTTCATGAGAGGTTTATTGCTGGCTCCTTGGCTGGAGCCACGGCTCAGACAGCCATCTACCCAGTGGAg GTGCTGAAGACCCGTCTCACCCTCAGGAGGACAGGCCAGTACTCTGGAATACTAGACTGCGCCAAGCAGATCCTGCAGAAGGAAGGTGTCACAGCCTTCTACAAGGGCTATTTACCCAACATGCTGGGCATCATCCCTTACGCTGGCATCGACCTGGCTGTCTACGAG ACTCTGAAGACCGCCTGGCTGCACAGGAACAGAGGTTTAGCCGACCCGGGGGTTATGGTGCTGGTGGGCTGCAGTGCCGTCTCCAGCACCTGTGGACAGCTGGCAAGTTACCCACTGGCCCTGATTCGCACCAGAATGCAGGCACAAG TCACAGTGCAGGGTGCCCCCCAGCTCTCAATGACGAGCGTGTTTCAGAACATTGTGACCCAGGAGGGGGTGGCCGGACTTTACCGTGGACTTGCCCCAAACATGCTGAAAGTGATCCCTGCTGTCAGCATGTCCTACGTAGTCTACGAATACACGAGGAAGGTcctgggagagggaggggaggaggggagggaaaaggaaagcaaaaagGGATAG
- the LOC115368063 gene encoding regulator of G-protein signaling 5, protein MCKGLSSLPSSCLEKAKVMRVKLSHLSDKQDWAHHKQKTLDEKVLQDLESLLNSKSGLQVFRWFLRSEFSEENLEFWLACEEYRLSPSHVQKAKASSIYSQFICPDAPQEVNLDAETREALLSVMDRPSVDTFTPAQQTIYSLMAKDSFPRFLRSPHRIEATKA, encoded by the exons ATGTGCAAGGggctctcctctctgccctcATCATGCCTGGAAAA GGCAAAGGTGATGCGTGTGAAGTTAAGCCACCTGTCTGACAAGCAGGACTGGGCACACCacaaacaaaa AACGTTGGATGAAAAAGTTCTTCAGGACCTGGAGTCTCTGCTCAACAGCAAGA GCGGTCTGCAGGTGTTCCGCTGGTTCCTGCGCTCAGAGTTCAGCGAGGAGAACCTGGAGTTCTGGCTGGCCTGCGAGGAGTACAGGCTTTCCCCCTCTCACGTGCAGAAGGCCAAGGCCAGCAGCATCTACAGCCAGTTCATCTGCCCCGACGCCCCACAGGAG GTAAACTTGGACGCTGAGACCCGCGAGGCTCTGTTGAGCGTGATGGACCGTCCCTCGGTGGACACGTTCACCCCGGCACAGCAGACCATCTACAGCCTGATGGCCAAAGACTCCTTCCCTCGCTTCCTGCGCTCCCCTCACCGCATTGAGGCCACCAAGGCTTAA
- the c1h19orf53 gene encoding leydig cell tumor 10 kDa protein homolog, giving the protein MAQGKQKFKAQRPGASKKQQQNKQKGPKKGGRIIAPKKVQVVQQQKLKKNLEVAIRNKIEQEVTQKASSSLHKRLSVLKMPEGKDTAGAARPGASST; this is encoded by the exons ATGGCACAAGGTAAACAGAAGTTCAAGGCGCAGCGCCCCGGCGCATCTAAgaagcagcaacaaaacaagcagaaagGACCCAAAAAAGGAG GGAGGATCATTGCTCCTAAAAAGGTGCAGGTGGTTCAGCAACAGAAGCTTAAGAAG AATCTGGAGGTTGCCATCAGGAACAAGATCGAGCAGGAGGTGACCCAGAAAgccagctcctccctccacaAGCGGCTGAGCGTGCTCAAGATGCCGGAAGGTAAAGACACGGCAGGAGCCGCCCGTCCTGGAGCCAGCTCCACGTAG